A stretch of Arachis hypogaea cultivar Tifrunner chromosome 15, arahy.Tifrunner.gnm2.J5K5, whole genome shotgun sequence DNA encodes these proteins:
- the LOC112749500 gene encoding cytochrome P450 84A1, giving the protein MDTIQKPLLSIANFELQPLHMAAMLVIPLMLLLGLVSRIRRRPPYPPGPKGLPIIGNMLMMEQLTHRGLAKLAREYGGIFHLRMGFLHMVAISDPDSARQVLQVQDNIFSNRPATIAISYLTYDRADMAFAHYGPFWRQMRKLCVMKLFSRKRQESWESVRDEVDKVVGSVVSNTGKPVNIGELVFNLTKNIIYRAAFGSSSQEGQDEFIKILQEFSKLFGAFNVADFIPFLGGIDPQGLNNRLVKARAALDSFIDGIIDEHVHKVKNNNNNNDHSNNIEESDMVDELLAFYSEEAKLNNEADDLHNSIKLTKDNIKAIIMDVMFGGTETVASAIEWAMAELMRSPEDLKRVQQELAQVVGLDRRVEESDFEKLTYLRCALKETLRLHPPIPLLLHETAEETTVGGYFIPKRARVMINAWAIGRDPSSWEEPETFRPGRFLKAGVPDFKGSNFEFIPFGSGRRSCPGMQLGLYALELAVAHLLHCFTWELPDGMKPSEMDMSDVFGLTAPRATRLVAVPTKRVLCPLS; this is encoded by the exons AGCTCCAACCGCTCCACATGGCCGCCATGCTCGTAATCCCACTGATGTTGCTGCTAGGTTTAGTCTCTAGAATCCGCCGAAGGCCACCGTATCCACCAGGGCCTAAAGGCTTACCCATCATAG GCAACATGCTTATGATGGAACAATTAACACACCGTGGGCTGGCTAAACTAGCAAGAGAATACGGCGGAATCTTCCATTTGCGAATGGGGTTCCTCCACATGGTGGCGATTTCCGACCCTGACTCAGCACGCCAAGTCCTCCAAGTCCAAGACAACATCTTCTCCAACCGTCCAGCCACCATAGCCATAAGCTACCTAACCTACGACCGCGCGGACATGGCCTTCGCCCACTACGGCCCCTTCTGGCGCCAGATGCGTAAGCTCTGTGTCATGAAGCTCTTCAGCCGCAAGCGCCAAGAGTCATGGGAGTCCGTCAGAGACGAAGTCGACAAGGTGGTCGGTTCCGTCGTCTCCAACACCGGAAAACCCGTCAACATTGGCGAACTCGTTTTCAACCTTACCAAGAACATCATCTACCGCGCCGCCTTCGGGTCCAGTTCCCAAGAAGGTCAAGACGAGTTCATCAAGATCCTTCAGGAATTCTCGAAGCTGTTTGGAGCTTTCAACGTCGCAGATTTCATCCCTTTCCTTGGTGGAATCGATCCTCAGGGCCTTAACAACAGGCTCGTCAAGGCTCGAGCTGCGTTGGACAGTTTCATTGACGGGATCATCGATGAGCATGTTCACAAggtgaagaacaacaacaacaacaatgatcaCAGTAATAATATTGAAGAGTCTGATATGGTGGATGAGTTGTTGGCTTTCTACAGCGAGGAGGCCAAGCTAAACAATGAAGCGGACGATCTGCACAACTCTATCAAACTCACAAAGGACAACATCAAAGCCATCATTATG GACGTGATGTTTGGAGGTACAGAGACGGTAGCGTCGGCAATAGAGTGGGCAATGGCAGAACTCATGAGAAGCCCAGAAGATCTGAAGCGGGTTCAACAAGAGCTGGCCCAAGTTGTGGGCCTGGACCGTCGGGTAGAGGAGTCCGACTTCGAGAAGCTCACCTACCTCCGTTGCGCACTCAAGGAGACCCTCCGCCTCCACCCGCCGATCCCTCTCCTCCTCCACGAAACAGCGGAAGAAACAACCGTCGGAGGCTACTTTATCCCGAAGCGGGCGCGCGTCATGATCAACGCGTGGGCTATAGGAAGGGACCCGAGCAGCTGGGAGGAGCCGGAGACGTTCAGGCCCGGGCGGTTCTTGAAGGCCGGCGTTCCGGACTTCAAGGGAAGCAACTTCGAGTTCATACCGTTCGGATCGGGTCGAAGGTCTTGCCCGGGGATGCAGTTGGGGCTGTACGCGCTTGAGCTGGCGGTGGCCCATCTACTCCACTGCTTCACGTGGGAGCTTCCCGACGGGATGAAGCCGAGCGAGATGGACATGAGCGACGTCTTCGGACTCACCGCTCCCAGAGCCACTCGCCTCGTCGCTGTTCCCACAAAGCGCGTGCTCTGCCCTCTCTCTTAG